One Delphinus delphis chromosome 3, mDelDel1.2, whole genome shotgun sequence genomic region harbors:
- the SMIM23 gene encoding small integral membrane protein 23, whose protein sequence is MVIQQVHSRGRVAAERRGGHSEDKKQTLLALLILVLYVGTGISGRSWEVSERIRECNYVQNPMTSQVFEYQTNDPSEEPIKVIRTWWKENLHVFVEKLEKGVRDLEQLVQDLEEWLDALLGDGYPEEPSATLKNHL, encoded by the exons ATGGTGATCCAACAGGTGCACAGCAGGGGGCGAGTGGCAGCTGAGAGAAGGGGAGGTCACTCTGAGGACAAGAAACAG ACACTGTTGGCGTTGCTGATCTTGGTGCTATATGTGGGCACAGGAATATCAG GAAGAAGTTGGGAGGTGTCAGAAAGAATCAGAGAATGTAACTACGTCCAGAATCCTATGACTTCCCAG GTGTTTGAATACCAGACCAATGACCCCTCAGAAGAGCCAATCAAGGTCATCAGGACCTGGTGGAAGGAGAACTTGCATGTTTTCGTGGAGAAGCTAGAGAAAGGGGTGCGAGACCTGGAACAGCTGGTGCAAGACCTGGAGGAGTGGCTCGATGCCCTCCTGGGAGACGGGTACCCAGAGGAGCCCAGCGCCACCCTCAAAAATCACTTGtga